In Salinibacterium sp. dk2585, a single window of DNA contains:
- a CDS encoding ABC transporter substrate-binding protein has product MTTTSTAKGFVALGFSALLLTACSAPEVAAGPTGDDAIGNGGVVELLVSPSGTQAFPAYVIEHMGLDEKYGFELKIVDTNDAQTVYRTGEGDAMTTSWNVLTNLKAAGVDTTAVAPFTSWVNTVVASKDSGVEDIGDLDGKRLGIMGKTSSDWFILSAYAEQEFGIDLESAVTLQESPSPALLQGLIGQGELDATQMYNDMTPSMTASGDYTVIATLEEMATGIGLPAEVPYLVYGFRDSYIEENPENVEAFVAAYREAYQILMDDDQVWADKAADMGITDDAVIAELREMSRVALRSEFTEESQAALEAMAEVLIPLVGAENLGFDELADGILTLDFQ; this is encoded by the coding sequence ATGACCACCACGTCCACAGCCAAGGGCTTTGTCGCCCTCGGATTCAGCGCACTCCTCCTCACTGCATGCTCCGCGCCCGAAGTGGCGGCCGGCCCCACCGGCGATGACGCGATCGGCAACGGGGGAGTCGTCGAACTGCTCGTCAGCCCCAGCGGCACGCAGGCCTTTCCTGCCTATGTCATCGAGCACATGGGTCTTGACGAGAAGTACGGCTTCGAGCTGAAGATCGTCGACACCAACGATGCCCAGACCGTCTATCGCACGGGCGAGGGTGACGCGATGACGACCTCGTGGAATGTGCTCACCAACCTCAAGGCCGCCGGAGTCGACACGACCGCTGTCGCCCCTTTCACGAGCTGGGTCAACACGGTCGTGGCGTCGAAGGACTCTGGCGTGGAGGACATCGGCGACCTCGACGGCAAGCGCCTCGGCATCATGGGCAAGACCTCGTCGGACTGGTTCATCCTCTCCGCCTATGCCGAGCAGGAGTTCGGCATCGACCTCGAGTCCGCCGTCACCCTGCAGGAGTCGCCCTCGCCGGCCCTGCTCCAGGGGCTGATCGGGCAGGGTGAACTCGACGCGACCCAGATGTACAACGACATGACCCCATCGATGACGGCGTCGGGCGACTACACCGTCATCGCGACCCTCGAGGAGATGGCGACGGGCATCGGCCTGCCCGCAGAGGTGCCCTACCTCGTCTACGGCTTCCGCGACAGCTACATCGAGGAGAACCCCGAGAACGTCGAGGCCTTCGTCGCCGCGTACCGCGAGGCGTACCAGATCCTCATGGACGACGACCAGGTGTGGGCCGACAAGGCGGCCGACATGGGCATCACGGATGACGCGGTCATCGCGGAGCTCCGAGAGATGAGCCGAGTCGCCCTGCGCTCAGAGTTCACGGAGGAGTCCCAGGCAGCGCTCGAGGCGATGGCAGAGGTGCTCATCCCCCTCGTCGGGGCGGAGAACCTCGGCTTCGACGAGCTGGCCGACGGCATCCTGACCCTCGACTTCCAGTGA
- a CDS encoding malate synthase G, producing the protein MSAYVTRSDLSVAPQIAEFAEETLASFGRDSGAFWEGVSRIIRDLTPINEQLLRVRDELQAQIDEYHRANPGRPNAAEYRAFLEEIGYLQPEPASVQVTTQNVDPEIASIAGPQLVVPLLNARFAINAANARWGSYYDALYGTDAISTEGELAPGKGYNEARGAQVIARGRELLDLVAPLAEGSHAQATAYRVEGERLVVELDGTSSTTDAFAGYVGEASAPSRVLLKHNGLHIEIVIDRDGTIGSTDAAGVQDIVLESAITTIMDLEDSVAAVDAEDKSLGYRNWRGLMDRTLSEEVSKGGSSFTRVLAEDREYTTPSGGTLTLPGRSTLFIRNVGHLMRTDAVKDAAGNEVFEGILDAIMTALGSLADLEGDKAGGNSRAGSMYIVKPKMHGPDEVAFAVRLFGAVEELLGLPARTLKVGIMDEERRTSANLAGCIAAASDRVVFINTGFLDRTGDEIHTSMQAGPLAPKSTMRAQPFMKVYEARNVGIGVDTGLDGRGQIGKGMWAMPDLMADMLEQKGAHVEAGASTAWVPSPTAATLHATHYHRIDAFAARAALPKVGADSLDVLLQVPLASEGELTPEVVQNEVDNNVQSILGYVVRWIDQGVGCSKVPDIHGVALMEDRATLRISSQLLANWLTHGLITEAQIDEAIDKYSIVVDEQNAGDPFYEELTKNSANNIAREAARRLIVEGASQPSGYTEPILHELRRRKKAANLV; encoded by the coding sequence ATGAGCGCCTACGTCACGAGGAGCGACCTTTCGGTTGCGCCGCAGATCGCCGAGTTCGCCGAGGAGACGCTCGCGTCGTTCGGGCGGGACAGCGGGGCGTTCTGGGAGGGCGTGAGCCGAATCATCCGGGACCTGACCCCCATCAACGAGCAGCTGCTGCGCGTGCGCGACGAACTGCAGGCGCAGATCGACGAGTACCACCGCGCGAACCCCGGGCGGCCGAACGCGGCGGAGTACCGCGCATTCCTCGAGGAGATCGGTTACCTGCAGCCCGAACCCGCCTCGGTGCAGGTCACGACCCAGAACGTCGACCCCGAGATCGCGAGCATCGCCGGGCCGCAACTGGTCGTGCCACTGCTCAACGCCCGCTTCGCGATCAACGCCGCCAACGCGCGCTGGGGCTCCTACTACGACGCGCTCTACGGCACGGATGCGATCAGCACGGAGGGCGAACTGGCCCCCGGCAAGGGATACAACGAGGCACGCGGCGCCCAGGTGATCGCCCGCGGCCGCGAGCTGCTCGACCTCGTCGCGCCGCTCGCGGAGGGTTCGCACGCGCAGGCGACCGCCTACCGCGTCGAAGGCGAACGCCTGGTGGTCGAGCTCGACGGCACCAGCTCGACGACGGATGCCTTCGCCGGCTACGTGGGCGAGGCATCCGCCCCGTCCCGCGTGCTGCTGAAGCACAACGGCCTGCACATCGAAATCGTCATCGACCGCGACGGCACCATTGGCTCGACGGATGCCGCGGGCGTGCAGGACATCGTGCTCGAATCCGCCATCACGACGATCATGGACCTCGAGGATTCCGTCGCCGCTGTCGACGCGGAGGACAAGTCGCTCGGCTACCGCAACTGGCGCGGACTCATGGACCGCACCCTCTCGGAGGAGGTCAGCAAGGGCGGCAGCTCCTTCACCCGCGTGCTTGCGGAGGACCGCGAGTACACGACCCCGAGTGGCGGCACGCTCACCCTCCCCGGCCGCTCGACGCTCTTCATCCGCAACGTCGGCCACCTCATGCGCACCGACGCGGTGAAGGATGCCGCAGGCAATGAAGTCTTCGAGGGAATCCTCGACGCCATCATGACGGCGCTCGGCTCGCTTGCCGACCTCGAGGGCGATAAAGCGGGCGGCAACTCCCGCGCGGGATCGATGTACATCGTGAAGCCCAAGATGCACGGGCCCGACGAGGTCGCGTTCGCCGTGCGCCTCTTCGGCGCCGTCGAGGAGTTGCTCGGCCTGCCGGCCCGCACGCTCAAGGTCGGCATCATGGACGAGGAGCGCCGCACCTCGGCCAACCTCGCGGGCTGCATCGCCGCGGCATCCGATCGGGTCGTCTTCATCAACACGGGCTTCCTTGACCGCACGGGCGACGAGATTCACACCTCCATGCAGGCGGGACCGCTCGCACCCAAGAGCACCATGCGCGCGCAGCCGTTCATGAAGGTCTACGAGGCGCGCAACGTCGGCATCGGTGTCGACACGGGGCTCGACGGCCGCGGTCAGATCGGCAAGGGCATGTGGGCGATGCCCGACCTCATGGCCGACATGCTCGAGCAGAAGGGTGCGCACGTTGAAGCCGGGGCCTCCACCGCCTGGGTGCCCTCCCCCACCGCCGCGACCCTGCACGCGACGCACTACCACCGCATCGACGCCTTCGCCGCTCGGGCGGCGCTGCCGAAGGTCGGCGCCGACAGCCTCGACGTGCTGCTGCAGGTGCCGCTTGCGAGCGAGGGCGAACTCACGCCCGAGGTCGTGCAGAACGAGGTCGACAACAACGTGCAATCGATCCTCGGCTACGTGGTGCGCTGGATCGACCAGGGCGTCGGATGCTCGAAGGTGCCCGACATCCACGGCGTCGCCCTCATGGAGGACCGCGCGACCCTCCGCATCTCGAGCCAGCTGCTCGCCAACTGGCTCACGCACGGGCTCATCACGGAAGCCCAGATCGACGAGGCGATTGACAAGTACTCGATCGTCGTCGACGAGCAGAACGCGGGCGACCCCTTCTATGAGGAGCTGACGAAGAACTCCGCCAACAACATCGCGCGGGAGGCCGCGCGTCGGCTCATCGTCGAGGGCGCCTCGCAGCCGAGCGGCTACACGGAGCCGATCCTGCACGAGCTGCGTCGCCGCAAGAAGGCCGCAAACCTCGTCTGA
- a CDS encoding IclR family transcriptional regulator, with the protein MGWVVPQEPSGVQSVVRAFRVLEALADAPGDATVADVASRAELAPSTTHRLLATLTSLGYARQTDDRRYALGPALITLGSRATPQAAVIAGPVLEELERATEETANLAVLDGDLVAYVAQRASRHHMRMFTEAGRRVLPHASGVGKAILATLPQQRVTELVRRTGMPRFTDSTLTTESALLTDLRASRRRGFTIDDGEQEVGVRCIAVAVPGAPVPTAVSISGPAARISDASLPAAVEALATAAARLSELLGASPSRA; encoded by the coding sequence ATGGGGTGGGTCGTGCCGCAGGAGCCCAGCGGAGTCCAGTCGGTCGTGCGGGCGTTCCGGGTGCTCGAAGCGCTCGCCGATGCACCCGGCGATGCGACGGTGGCGGATGTCGCGTCCCGCGCCGAGCTCGCCCCCTCGACGACGCACCGGCTCCTCGCCACGCTCACCTCGCTCGGCTATGCCCGCCAGACGGACGACCGTCGCTACGCCCTCGGCCCCGCGCTCATCACCTTGGGAAGCCGGGCGACTCCCCAGGCTGCCGTCATCGCGGGGCCCGTGCTCGAGGAACTCGAGCGAGCAACCGAGGAGACCGCGAACCTCGCCGTGCTCGACGGAGACCTGGTGGCATACGTGGCGCAGCGGGCATCCCGCCACCACATGCGCATGTTCACGGAGGCGGGACGGCGCGTGCTGCCCCACGCGAGCGGGGTCGGCAAGGCGATCCTCGCGACGCTGCCGCAGCAGCGGGTCACGGAGCTCGTGCGGCGCACGGGGATGCCGCGCTTCACCGACTCGACCCTCACGACCGAGTCGGCGCTCCTCACAGACCTCCGTGCGTCGCGGCGCCGGGGCTTCACGATCGACGACGGAGAGCAGGAGGTTGGCGTGCGGTGCATCGCGGTGGCCGTGCCGGGCGCGCCCGTGCCGACGGCCGTCTCGATCTCGGGACCTGCGGCGCGCATCAGTGACGCTTCACTCCCTGCAGCGGTCGAGGCTCTGGCGACCGCGGCAGCTCGCCTCAGCGAGCTGCTTGGGGCTTCCCCATCGCGCGCATGA
- the phnE gene encoding phosphonate ABC transporter, permease protein PhnE, with protein sequence MTTTLEPKKSQKELDPAARRRLEQAFAVPRARFMLGGVLAVVLLLWSFQGVGFNFAKLGEGTVNMGAFLARLFPPDFSRVGLIVELLIETVQMAIVGTVLGSVLSLFIAFAAASTLSPKWIYYPARWTMNVIRAVPDLVFALMFVSAVGLGPFAGILAMTLGSLGSIGKIYAEAMESVDTGPMVAMRSVGASHRQVIQYGVLPQAAPLLVSYTLLLFEGNVRGATILGLVGAGGIGLELTTAMRMYDYGHLSAIIICIILVVTVIDQGSAFIRRRIT encoded by the coding sequence ATGACGACGACGCTTGAGCCGAAGAAGTCACAGAAGGAGCTCGACCCCGCGGCCCGGCGACGGCTGGAGCAGGCCTTCGCGGTGCCGCGCGCCCGCTTCATGCTCGGCGGCGTGCTGGCGGTCGTGCTTCTCCTCTGGTCGTTCCAGGGGGTCGGCTTCAACTTCGCGAAGCTCGGCGAGGGCACCGTCAACATGGGGGCGTTCCTCGCGCGGCTGTTCCCGCCGGACTTCTCCAGGGTGGGCCTCATCGTCGAGCTGCTGATCGAGACGGTGCAGATGGCGATCGTCGGCACCGTGCTGGGCTCGGTGCTCTCCCTCTTCATCGCCTTCGCCGCGGCGTCCACGCTCTCGCCGAAGTGGATCTACTACCCGGCACGGTGGACCATGAACGTGATCCGCGCGGTGCCCGACCTCGTGTTTGCGCTCATGTTCGTCTCCGCCGTCGGGCTGGGACCCTTCGCGGGCATCCTCGCCATGACGCTCGGGTCGCTCGGCTCGATCGGCAAGATCTACGCGGAGGCGATGGAGTCGGTCGACACGGGGCCGATGGTCGCGATGCGATCCGTAGGGGCGTCACACCGACAGGTCATCCAGTACGGCGTGCTGCCGCAGGCCGCACCACTCCTCGTCTCCTACACGCTGCTGCTCTTCGAAGGGAACGTGCGGGGCGCGACAATCCTCGGCCTGGTGGGCGCCGGAGGCATCGGCCTCGAACTCACCACCGCAATGAGAATGTACGACTACGGCCACCTCAGCGCGATCATCATCTGCATCATCCTCGTGGTGACGGTGATCGACCAGGGCAGCGCCTTCATCCGCAGGAGGATCACATGA
- a CDS encoding acyl-CoA dehydrogenase family protein, with amino-acid sequence MESDELTDILQTVRGFVREQVVPREEEIEELDAIPDELRREAAEMGLFGFSLPEEYGGLGLSMHEEVQLAFELGYTTPAFRSMFGTNNGIAGQVLVNYGTAEQKAKWLPRLASGETIACFALTEAEAGSDPSGMRTTAVREGDEYVISGSKRFITNADLSQVLVVFARTDASAKGSAGISAFLVDADAAGVTIGPHDKKMGQEGTWTSELFFDGVRVGLDRLVGGAEEVGFKAAMASLAKGRLHIAAICVGQAQRILDESVAYAAEAKQGGTSIGTFQLVQAMLAESYAELLAAREMVLGVARRYDTGEDRKLGPSSAKLFASEMLGRVADRGVQVHGGLGYMRTVPVERFYRAARLFRIYEGTSEVQKLVIARQLLAAAKESSSPSVMRAMGKPQAAR; translated from the coding sequence ATGGAGAGCGACGAACTCACCGACATCCTCCAGACCGTGCGCGGGTTCGTGCGCGAGCAGGTGGTCCCCCGCGAGGAGGAGATCGAGGAGCTCGACGCGATCCCCGACGAGCTGCGGCGCGAGGCCGCCGAGATGGGACTCTTCGGCTTCTCGCTCCCCGAGGAGTACGGGGGCCTGGGCCTCAGCATGCACGAGGAGGTGCAGCTCGCCTTCGAGCTTGGCTACACGACCCCGGCGTTCCGCTCCATGTTCGGCACCAACAACGGCATCGCCGGCCAGGTGCTCGTCAACTACGGCACGGCGGAGCAGAAGGCCAAGTGGTTGCCGAGGCTCGCGTCCGGCGAGACGATTGCCTGCTTCGCCCTCACCGAGGCTGAGGCAGGCTCCGACCCGAGCGGGATGCGCACGACCGCCGTGCGCGAGGGCGACGAATACGTCATCTCGGGCTCGAAGCGCTTCATCACCAACGCGGACCTCTCGCAGGTGCTCGTCGTCTTCGCCCGCACCGACGCATCCGCCAAGGGCTCCGCCGGCATCTCCGCCTTCCTTGTCGACGCGGATGCCGCGGGCGTGACGATCGGACCGCACGACAAGAAGATGGGCCAGGAAGGCACCTGGACCTCCGAACTCTTCTTCGACGGTGTGCGCGTGGGGCTCGATCGGCTCGTGGGCGGAGCGGAGGAGGTCGGGTTCAAGGCCGCCATGGCGTCACTCGCGAAGGGCCGCCTCCACATCGCCGCGATCTGTGTCGGACAGGCGCAGCGCATCCTCGACGAGTCCGTTGCCTATGCCGCCGAGGCCAAGCAGGGCGGCACGTCGATCGGAACCTTCCAGCTCGTGCAGGCCATGCTCGCCGAGTCGTACGCCGAACTGCTCGCCGCACGCGAGATGGTGCTTGGCGTCGCCCGCCGCTACGACACGGGTGAGGACCGCAAGCTTGGCCCGTCGTCAGCCAAGCTCTTCGCAAGCGAGATGCTCGGCCGTGTCGCCGACCGCGGCGTGCAGGTGCACGGCGGGCTCGGTTACATGCGCACCGTGCCGGTCGAGCGTTTCTACCGCGCGGCCCGCCTCTTCCGCATCTACGAGGGCACGAGCGAGGTGCAGAAGCTCGTGATCGCGCGGCAGCTGCTCGCGGCCGCGAAAGAGTCCTCTAGCCCTTCGGTCATGCGCGCGATGGGGAAGCCCCAAGCAGCTCGCTGA
- a CDS encoding phosphonate ABC transporter ATP-binding protein: MTADTTVVPARELAQAPATTAELRAMLPLVQVRDLKVEYNAADGLVLDGVDLDLFPGELVALLGSSGSGKSTLMRTLTGFAPITSGTVRAAGYDVANLRRGELRSLRASAGQVFQQFNLIGRLSVLTNVLTGGLHHAGPYNLVGGFRSEQRKRALELLDRVGIAHKARDEARSLSGGQQQRVAIARALMQQPKLILADEPVASLDPKLSDSVLELLRSIAREDGIPVLVSLHVLPLALRHSDRIVGLQHGRMLVSAPTEGIDPRSLDMLYDGEDAGHDDDA, from the coding sequence ATGACGGCCGACACCACGGTGGTGCCTGCGCGTGAACTCGCGCAGGCACCCGCCACGACCGCCGAACTCCGCGCCATGCTGCCGCTCGTGCAGGTGCGCGACCTGAAGGTCGAGTACAACGCGGCGGACGGGCTCGTGCTCGACGGGGTCGACCTCGACCTGTTCCCCGGCGAGCTGGTCGCCCTGCTCGGCTCCTCCGGTTCCGGCAAGTCCACCCTCATGCGCACGCTCACCGGGTTCGCGCCCATCACGAGCGGCACGGTGCGGGCGGCCGGTTACGACGTCGCGAACCTGCGACGCGGCGAGCTCCGCAGCCTGCGAGCATCCGCCGGCCAGGTCTTTCAGCAGTTCAACCTGATCGGCCGCCTCAGCGTGCTGACGAACGTGCTGACCGGCGGGCTGCACCACGCAGGGCCGTACAACCTCGTCGGTGGATTCCGCAGTGAGCAGCGCAAGCGCGCACTCGAACTGCTCGACCGGGTCGGCATCGCCCACAAGGCCCGGGATGAGGCGCGCTCCCTCTCCGGCGGGCAGCAGCAGCGGGTCGCCATCGCGCGGGCGCTCATGCAGCAACCGAAGCTGATCCTCGCCGACGAGCCCGTCGCATCCCTCGACCCGAAGCTCTCTGACTCGGTGCTCGAACTGCTGCGCTCGATCGCGCGCGAGGACGGCATCCCGGTGCTGGTGAGCCTGCACGTGCTGCCGCTCGCCCTGCGCCACAGCGACCGCATCGTGGGCTTGCAGCACGGGCGGATGCTCGTGTCGGCGCCGACCGAAGGCATCGACCCGCGCAGCCTCGACATGCTCTACGACGGGGAGGACGCGGGCCATGACGACGACGCTTGA
- a CDS encoding NAD(P)-dependent alcohol dehydrogenase yields MKIQALVVEEQDAPFEQQEVELEAPGRGEALVRIAAVGVCHTDLISREGDMGVTFPAILGHEGAGVVEQVGEGVTQVAVGDKVIIGWPSCGECRNCLDGEPRYCLRTGDALVSGRRFKGEQAGTSAYSRDGQTLSGHFFGQSSFATYSLTRADALVKVPGDTPVELLGPLACGLGTGAGAVLNETRPRLGDSLLIVGVGAVGLAAIMAATNTGATTIIAADVHDNRLAMAREFGATHTINSRDNDLVEEVATITGSTVDFAYDCTGVIPVIEKMADTVGMLGTLVLIGGAPAGARFSLDHLSTLWGKRVVGVLGGGGRSGQLIPALVELFKQGRFPFDKLVRYYEFDQIEQALADSKSGEVIKPILRLPK; encoded by the coding sequence ATGAAGATCCAGGCACTGGTTGTTGAAGAGCAGGACGCACCGTTCGAGCAGCAGGAGGTCGAGCTTGAGGCACCCGGCAGGGGTGAGGCGCTCGTGCGCATCGCCGCCGTGGGGGTCTGCCACACCGACCTGATCTCCCGCGAGGGCGACATGGGAGTCACCTTTCCTGCGATTCTCGGCCACGAGGGTGCTGGCGTCGTGGAGCAGGTCGGCGAGGGGGTCACGCAGGTCGCCGTCGGCGACAAGGTCATCATCGGCTGGCCCTCGTGTGGCGAGTGCCGCAACTGCCTCGACGGTGAGCCTCGCTACTGCCTGCGCACGGGTGACGCGCTCGTGTCCGGGCGACGCTTCAAGGGCGAGCAGGCGGGCACGAGTGCCTACAGCCGCGATGGCCAGACGCTCAGCGGTCACTTCTTCGGCCAGTCGTCGTTCGCCACCTACTCGTTGACGAGGGCGGATGCGCTGGTCAAGGTGCCCGGCGACACCCCGGTCGAGCTCTTGGGGCCGCTCGCGTGTGGGCTCGGCACGGGCGCCGGTGCCGTGCTCAACGAAACGCGGCCACGGCTCGGCGATTCGCTGCTCATCGTGGGCGTCGGTGCGGTCGGCCTCGCCGCGATCATGGCGGCCACGAACACGGGCGCCACGACGATCATCGCGGCCGACGTGCACGACAACCGTCTTGCGATGGCCCGCGAGTTCGGCGCGACCCACACGATCAACTCCCGCGACAACGACCTCGTCGAGGAGGTCGCAACGATCACCGGGTCGACGGTCGACTTCGCCTACGACTGCACGGGCGTCATTCCCGTCATCGAGAAGATGGCCGACACGGTGGGGATGCTCGGCACCCTCGTGCTCATCGGCGGTGCCCCCGCAGGGGCGCGCTTCTCCCTCGACCACCTCTCCACGCTGTGGGGCAAAAGGGTCGTCGGTGTGCTCGGCGGCGGAGGGCGCTCCGGCCAGCTCATCCCGGCGCTCGTCGAGCTCTTCAAGCAGGGCCGGTTCCCCTTCGACAAGCTGGTCAGGTATTACGAGTTCGACCAGATCGAGCAGGCGCTCGCCGACTCCAAGTCGGGCGAGGTGATCAAACCGATCCTGCGGCTGCCGAAGTAG
- a CDS encoding ABC transporter ATP-binding protein: protein MFQSAVVQTVSTPTLPDAVRAAPPSAAIECLGIEKSYPGRRGEPRRIVLKEASFTAAEGEFVCILGPSGCGKSTFLNILSGLDTDFQGEARVHGIDVTDPRIGGVRSAYIFQEARLLPWRTVQGNLEFALKAAGYPQQEWAERVDHYLAMVGMLQFKHLYPGQLSGGMQQRTSIARAFSIEPEVLYMDEPFSALDELSARRLRTELLEIWAQHRTTVVFVTHNSFEATYLADRILIMKRGPESTFADEIGLGWLERPRSNESAEVFEASREVVQRLVTVIGDSPD, encoded by the coding sequence GTGTTCCAGTCAGCAGTCGTACAGACGGTCTCCACCCCCACGCTCCCCGACGCCGTCCGCGCCGCCCCTCCGAGTGCCGCGATCGAGTGCCTCGGTATCGAGAAGTCATACCCCGGCCGGCGCGGGGAACCTCGCCGCATCGTGCTCAAGGAGGCGAGCTTCACCGCAGCCGAGGGCGAGTTCGTCTGCATCCTGGGACCCTCCGGCTGTGGCAAGTCCACCTTCCTCAACATCCTCTCGGGCCTCGACACCGACTTCCAGGGTGAGGCCCGCGTGCACGGCATCGACGTGACGGATCCCCGGATCGGGGGAGTGCGCAGCGCCTACATCTTCCAAGAGGCCCGCCTGCTGCCGTGGCGCACGGTGCAGGGCAACCTGGAGTTCGCACTCAAGGCGGCCGGCTACCCGCAGCAGGAATGGGCGGAGCGAGTCGACCACTACCTCGCCATGGTCGGGATGCTCCAGTTCAAGCACCTCTACCCGGGCCAGCTGTCGGGTGGAATGCAGCAGCGCACCTCCATCGCCCGCGCCTTCAGCATCGAACCCGAAGTGCTCTACATGGACGAGCCCTTCAGCGCCCTCGACGAGCTCTCCGCCCGTCGACTCCGCACGGAACTGCTCGAGATCTGGGCGCAGCATCGCACGACCGTCGTGTTCGTCACCCACAACTCCTTCGAGGCCACCTACCTCGCCGACCGCATCCTCATCATGAAGCGCGGCCCCGAGAGCACATTCGCCGACGAGATCGGCCTCGGTTGGCTCGAGCGCCCGCGGTCCAACGAGAGCGCCGAGGTGTTCGAGGCGAGCCGCGAGGTCGTCCAGCGCCTCGTGACCGTCATCGGTGACAGCCCCGACTGA
- the phnD gene encoding phosphate/phosphite/phosphonate ABC transporter substrate-binding protein produces the protein MNIRPLASLGAITLVGTLALTGCTAGASADESAGVIRIATLPAGDDPTAVNPIEALGDLIEAETGMEVEIIDAPDYLGVVEAVRADHVDIALMSAFPSALAVNTGEVDALMTWPGSPDPVSKCYVLADSPIQSVKELEGKTVAFADPGSSSGFFMPVHLLDSVGLERDADYDALFTGGHDRSAIAVKEGQVDAACTATMLTKMLGTDFFPFEEGDIRFIGESIPMDVSMAVIASQAMSDAKRDALLEALPKVFVEKNKDSLGVYAEAGIIGVDPILTPGREAFQSLVDVAAVAGVDISDLK, from the coding sequence ATGAACATCCGCCCCCTCGCGAGCCTCGGCGCCATCACCCTCGTCGGCACCCTTGCGCTCACCGGCTGCACGGCCGGAGCATCCGCCGACGAATCGGCCGGGGTCATCCGCATCGCCACACTCCCTGCTGGCGACGACCCAACCGCCGTCAATCCCATCGAAGCCCTCGGCGACCTCATCGAGGCCGAGACCGGCATGGAGGTCGAGATCATCGACGCCCCCGACTACCTCGGGGTCGTCGAGGCCGTGCGGGCCGACCACGTCGACATCGCCCTCATGAGCGCCTTCCCGAGCGCCCTCGCCGTCAACACGGGCGAGGTGGATGCCCTCATGACCTGGCCGGGCTCGCCCGACCCGGTCTCGAAGTGTTACGTGCTCGCCGACTCCCCCATCCAGTCGGTCAAGGAGCTGGAGGGCAAGACGGTCGCCTTCGCCGACCCCGGCTCAAGCTCGGGCTTCTTCATGCCCGTGCACCTGCTCGACAGCGTGGGTCTCGAGCGCGACGCCGACTACGACGCGCTCTTCACGGGCGGCCACGACCGCAGCGCGATCGCCGTCAAGGAGGGCCAGGTCGACGCGGCTTGCACCGCCACCATGCTGACGAAGATGCTCGGCACCGACTTCTTCCCCTTCGAGGAGGGCGACATCCGCTTCATCGGCGAAAGCATCCCGATGGATGTCAGCATGGCGGTCATCGCGAGCCAGGCGATGAGCGACGCGAAGCGCGACGCCCTGCTCGAGGCGCTGCCCAAGGTCTTCGTCGAGAAGAACAAGGATTCACTCGGTGTCTATGCCGAGGCCGGCATCATCGGGGTTGACCCCATCCTCACGCCGGGCCGCGAGGCATTCCAGTCCCTCGTCGACGTGGCCGCCGTCGCCGGCGTCGACATCTCGGACCTCAAGTGA
- a CDS encoding ABC transporter permease, whose translation MTQPLVTTGTAAPATGAHAPTGGGASDRPSLLRRLSGDHLTRTASVITLLLLWMLGSMLLPSTVLPGPVLVVEQLIKIMANGDIWPHLVVTLGRVVGAFCVAMIVASVLGVLMGMNSRIEKFFDSWLVIGMTIPALVTIIVVFMTVGMNETGTIVAAALVTIPMLTVNVWEGVKSIDSRLIDMAKAFRNSRFTIIRSVVLPQLAPTLLASARFGLGLVWKMILFIELLGRSDGVGYQVQHYYMLFNMTQVLAYAIGFLIIMLVIEMGIFGFIEHKLFHWRRSPSKS comes from the coding sequence GTGACCCAACCTCTCGTGACCACCGGCACCGCGGCCCCTGCGACGGGCGCTCACGCACCCACGGGTGGCGGCGCCTCCGACCGTCCCTCACTCCTGCGCAGGCTCAGCGGCGACCACCTCACCCGAACGGCCTCGGTCATCACCCTGCTGCTGCTCTGGATGCTCGGATCCATGCTCCTGCCGTCGACCGTGCTCCCGGGGCCCGTCCTGGTCGTCGAGCAGCTCATCAAGATCATGGCGAACGGCGACATTTGGCCCCATCTGGTCGTGACCCTCGGTCGTGTGGTCGGCGCATTCTGCGTCGCGATGATTGTCGCGAGCGTGCTCGGCGTGCTCATGGGGATGAACTCGCGCATCGAGAAGTTCTTCGACTCCTGGCTCGTCATCGGCATGACAATCCCCGCACTTGTCACGATCATCGTCGTGTTCATGACGGTCGGCATGAACGAGACCGGCACGATCGTCGCCGCAGCACTCGTCACGATCCCGATGCTGACCGTCAACGTCTGGGAGGGCGTCAAGAGCATCGACAGCCGGCTGATCGACATGGCCAAGGCGTTCCGCAACTCGCGCTTCACGATCATTCGCTCGGTGGTGCTGCCGCAGCTCGCCCCAACGCTCCTCGCCTCCGCGCGCTTCGGGCTCGGCCTGGTGTGGAAGATGATCCTCTTCATCGAGCTGCTGGGCCGCAGCGACGGCGTCGGCTACCAGGTGCAGCACTACTACATGTTGTTCAACATGACGCAGGTACTCGCGTACGCGATCGGGTTCCTCATCATCATGCTCGTCATCGAGATGGGCATCTTCGGATTCATCGAGCACAAGCTCTTCCACTGGCGGCGATCGCCCAGCAAGTCCTGA